The following coding sequences are from one Neurospora crassa OR74A linkage group I, whole genome shotgun sequence window:
- a CDS encoding metalloreductase transmembrane component, producing MDSSMTSAFRRAAESSTQAVGGLAKRIAIPLKPNSPPGLVQALTVDPWSKAGKYGLGWTYFSLIIVGLVLFMRIWHFWQDKIRQAIYKQEMEEHFRQLYSLEPEWDRSAALATGMTAAESRRHFFPDEPPLEEKDFKPKAHFSSIGFVNDTLALFRWVFYRPIPDIVWKKHRFTFSSLAVLFCVFVSIAFVTIYCFLQQPLYWQSIRFGSPPVAIRAGMIAVAMTPWIVATSTKANLLTLITGIGPERLNVFHRWLGYLCLFLSLVHMVPFYVQPVWEDGGMEVFEKLFPPGSGIIYGSGIACLVPLCWLCVGSLPFIRRMAYEVFVILHIPVGVIYVGLLFWHTKNFLLSWGYLFASVGIFVVCNIIRLFNLNWAKPWRMAWLIGDEAAINIMTENAIKVTIPTQMRWKPGQYVYLRMPGISLFENHPFTISSLCSQDFPSEYGENYRDCVLVFRPYGGFTKKVLETAIEKGPFHTYRAFLDGPYGGMRRDLAAFDTCILIAGGSGITSLMSQLLNLIKRMRDGKAITKKIVVVWSLKRLEAMDWFREELRICREAAPPESVTCKFFVTSAQRQQLNAGISHGRAPRPLSNLFHDKLDGFVSNIANKRNSALIMAEAQGDPERERELRAEDEDRITALPQQKYLQPHHFPPPPPGPPPNHRYSVAEDTLRKLEGRDVKDPSLMNPVDSKDGIKKDGEFHFPAIAPRPDKAPHFNYAPPAAKQRYSQWLAQTGGDPESQGRPSYVTMRESEDPDHQQQADRQQEQHEEGVEYNNNDNPYSGQDASQLPYPIPPPPPGPPPGHNPAVAAAVTTESAPATQATQPVRPPELAHLRTDNLPAAQRPATRATSTFGPPSGFDFGFPNTPTEFQKSLMRFAFPVPHQIDGGWSVEYGRPDLGYMLKEWATGGPDGRGVLGRRTAVFVCGPASMRVGVANTVARLQAEIWGDDMLEEIFLHTENYAL from the coding sequence ATGGATTCATCAATGACATCGGCGTTCAGACGCGCTGCCGAAAGCAGTACACAAGCAGTCGGCGGTCTAGCAAAACGAATCGCCATCCCGCTCAAGCCTAACAGTCCCCCTGGTCTAGTCCAAGCATTGACAGTAGACCCGTGGTCCAAAGCCGGCAAATACGGACTGGGATGGACGTACTTTTCGCTTATCATCGTCGGTCTCGTGTTGTTCATGAGGATATGGCACTTCTGGCAGGACAAGATTCGACAGGCGATATACAAGCAGGAGATGGAGGAACACTTTCGACAGCTTTACAGCCTGGAACCAGAGTGGGACAGGTCAGCAGCATTAGCCACAGGAATGACAGCAGCAGAATCGAGACGACATTTCTTTCCCGATGAACCGCCTCTCGAAGAGAAAGACTTCAAGCCGAAAGCTCACTTCTCGTCCATCGGCTTTGTCAATGACACGTTGGCCTTGTTCCGATGGGTATTTTACCGGCCGATTCCCGATATTGTATGGAAGAAACATCGGTTCACCTTCTCATCCCTCGCCGTCTTGTTCTGCGTCTTTGTTTCCATTGCCTTCGTAACGATCTACTGCTTTCTCCAGCAGCCGCTTTACTGGCAGAGCATTCGGTTCGGTTCTCCCCCGGTCGCCATCCGTGCCGGCATGATTGCGGTTGCTATGACCCCCTGGATCGTCGCCACGAGCACAAAGGCCAACCTTCTTACCCTCATCACCGGCATCGGCCCCGAGCGCCTCAATGTCTTTCACCGATGGCTTGGATACTTGTGCCTGTTTCTTTCGTTAGTTCACATGGTCCCGTTCTATGTGCAGCCAGTGTGGGAAGATGGAGGTATGGAGGTCTTCGAAAAGCTGTTCCCCCCCGGCAGCGGAATCATCTATGGTTCCGGGATTGCTTGCTTGGTACCTTTATGTTGGCTCTGTGTTGGCTCACTGCCTTTCATCCGACGAATGGCCTATGAGGTGTTTGTCATACTTCACATACCGGTTGGCGTGATCTACGTCGGCTTGCTCTTCTGGCACACCAAGAACTTCTTACTATCATGGGGTTATCTGTTTGCTTCCGTTGGCATCTTCGTCGTTTGCAACATTATCCGACTTTTCAACTTGAACTGGGCCAAACCATGGCGAATGGCCTGGTTGATTGGCGACGAGGCGGCTATCAATATCATGACCGAGAATGCCATCAAAGTGACTATTCCAACTCAGATGCGTTGGAAACCAGGGCAATACGTTTACCTACGTATGCCCGGCATCTCTCTCTTTGAGAACCATCCCTTCACCATTTCTTCATTGTGCAGCCAAGATTTTCCCTCTGAGTACGGCGAGAACTACAGGGATTGCGTGTTGGTCTTTCGGCCGTACGGCGGCTTCACAAAGAAAGTCCTCGAAACCGCCATAGAAAAGGGACCCTTCCACACCTACCGTGCTTTTCTTGATGGGCCATATGGAGGCATGCGTCGGGACCTGGCCGCTTTCGATACATGCATTTTGATTGCGGGCGGTAGTGGCATCACTTCTCTGATGTCACAGCTACTTAACCTCATCAAGAGGATGCGTGATGGAAAAGCCATTACCAAGAAGATTGTGGTTGTCTGGTCACTGAAGCGTCTCGAGGCCATGGATTGGTTCCGCGAAGAACTCCGTATCTGCAGAGAGGCAGCGCCTCCTGAGAGCGTGACCTGCAAGTTCTTTGTCACATCTGCACAACGCCAGCAACTAAATGCTGGAATATCTCACGGCCGCGCGCCGAGACCATTGAGTAACCTTTTCCACGATAAGCTGGATGGGTTTGTCTCAAACATCGCTAACAAGCGGAACAGCGCGCTGATCATGGCGGAGGCGCAGGGCGATCCGGAAAGAGAGCGTGAGCTACGCGCTGAAGATGAGGACCGGATTACCGCCTTGCCGCAACAAAAATATCTACAACCTCATCatttccctcctccgcctccgggGCCGCCACCTAACCATCGATATTCCGTTGCTGAGGATACACTCCGCAAGCTCGAAGGGCGCGATGTCAAAGACCCATCGCTGATGAACCCAGTCGACAGTAAGGACGGCATCAAGAAGGATGGCGAATTCCATTTTCCAGCCATCGCTCCACGGCCTGACAAGGCTCCGCACTTCAATTacgcaccaccagcagcgaAACAGCGATACAGTCAGTGGCTTGCCCAAACAGGTGGTGATCCTGAATCACAGGGCCGACCCAGCTACGTGACCATGAGAGAATCTGAGGACCCggaccaccaacaacaagcggACCGACAGCAAGAGCAACACGAAGAAGGAGTCGaatacaacaacaacgacaacccTTATTCTGGCCAAGATGCCTCACAATTACCTTACCCAataccacctcctcctcctggacCTCCGCCTGGACACAACCCCGCTGTTGCCGCCGCTGTCACTACCGAATCTGCTCCTGCTACCCAAGCAACCCAACCGGTTCGGCCCCCTGAACTAGCCCACCTCCGCACCGATAACCTCCCAGCAGCCCAGCGGCCCGCTACCCGTGCGACCTCCACCTTCGGGCCCCCCTCCGGCTTTGACTTTGGCTTTCCTAACACGCCGACCGAGTTTCAGAAATCGCTCATGCGCTTCGCCTTTCCCGTACCGCACCAGATTGACGGCGGCTGGAGCGTCGAGTACGGCCGCCCGGACCTGGGGTACATGCTCAAGGAGTGGGCTACGGGTGGGCCCGATGGCAGAGGCGTTCTCGGACGCAGGACGGCCGTCTTCGTGTGTGGGCCAGCGAGTATGCGGGTTGGTGTGGCGAACACGGTGGCTAGGCTGCAGGCGGAGATTTGGGGGGATGATATGTTGGAGGAAATCTTTTTGCATACGGAGAATTATGCTCTGTGA
- a CDS encoding FAD dependent oxidoreductase yields the protein MSSTTTTTTSTSAGTVILGAGIIGVSTAYYLSLSSSQPSSPSPPSEIHLVDPSPSLFWSASGFAGGFLARNWFAAEVSSLGALSFAEHARLASAHDGRRNWSYAPSTSLGYSAAAVDKGVKKRGDDWLRSGTSRAEAALGDNKEKVPVVSVEDLKEKTPAWLRRREGDDVEIIGGEGDTAQLEPERLCRFLLGEAEGKGVKVSKGTEAVEVLRDGEGVIRGVQLKDVMTGEEREVKCSRIIITAGCWSGQVWEKLFGATSETVKRLPVTSLAGHSLVVKSPRWAGAVDGEGCHAVYTSHAAFSPEIFSRVDGQIYFAGLNSAAVPLPSVAEGSTVQTGSIDLVKQAARELLGSGDDGEDDLEVVREGLCFRPVTPWGLPIVARVPDEHLGGGIRTKPGAEGGVFLATGHGPWGISMSLGTGIVVSELVQGRPLSADISALAFDDKVVGKAVHV from the coding sequence ATGTCTTCCACAactacaaccaccaccagcaccagtgCCGGAACGGTAATCCTCGGCGCCGGCATCATCGGCGTTTCAACCGCCTACTacctctctctttcctcttcccagccctcctccccttctcccccatCCGAAATTCATTTGGTcgacccctccccctccctcttctggTCCGCCTCGGGCTTCGCCGGTGGCTTTCTCGCCCGCAACTGGTTCGCTGCCGAAGTCTCCTCGCTGGGCGCCCTCTCCTTCGCCGAGCACGCCCGTCTGGCCTCCGCCCACGACGGTCGACGCAATTGGTCTTATGCCCCTTCTACCTCGCTGGGATACTCGGCCGCTGCCGTCGACAAGGGCGTCAAGAAACGAGGGGACGATTGGTTGCGCAGCGGGACGAGCCGGGCGGAGGCGGCGCTTGGAGACAACAAGGAAAAGGTGCCGGTGGTGAGTGTAGAGGATCTGAAGGAGAAGACGCCAGCTTGGTTGAGGAGGCGGGAGGGCGATGATGTGGAGATCATTGGCGGGGAGGGGGACACGGCGCAGTTGGAGCCGGAGAGGCTTTGTCGGTTTTTGTTGGGGGAGgcggaggggaagggggtgaAGGTTTCGAAGGGGAcggaggcggtggaggtGTTGAGAGATGGTGAGGGGGTGATTAGGGGTGTGCAATTGAAGGATGTTATGacgggggaggagagggaggttaAATGTTCGAGGATCATCATCACGGCGGGGTGCTGGAGCGGGCAGGTGTGGGAGAAGCTATTTGGGGCTACTTCGGAGACGGTCAAGAGGTTGCCGGTGACCAGCCTGGCTGGCCATTCGCTGGTTGTCAAGAGCCCGAGATGGGCAGGTGCTGTGGATGGGGAAGGATGCCATGCGGTTTACACGAGCCATGCCGCTTTTTCCCCGGAGATTTTTTCAAGAGTGGACGGGCAGATCTACTTTGCGGGTTTGAACTCGGCGGCGGTGCCGCTGCCGAGCGTAGCGGAGGGTTCGACGGTGCAAACCGGGTCTATAGACTTGGTCAAGCAGGCGGCTAGGGAACTGCTGGGGTCAGGggatgatggagaggacGATCTAGAGGTGGTGAGAGAGGGCTTGTGCTTCCGGCCGGTGACGCCGTGGGGACTGCCTATTGTTGCGAGGGTGCCGGATGAGCACCTCGGAGGCGGAATTCGGACGAAGCCCGGCGCGGAGGGAGGAGTGTTCCTGGCAACCGGCCATGGGCCGTGGGGGATCAGCATGAGCTTGGGCACAGGCATTGTGGTGAGTGAGTTAGTCCAGGGACGGCCGCTGAGCGCAGATATCAGTGCCTTGGCATTTGACGACAAGGTTGTTGGGAAGGCGGTTCATGTGTAG
- a CDS encoding short chain dehydrogenase: MKSLTSRKAQQEQAPRVSKENNDNSRNYYQQTKHRSASIASYTRLDAMSEPKVIIVTGGSKGIGLAVVQDLLKASHKVVLVARTPVSELAKDYPGQVTFLAADMTVSDTAHRAVELALISYGKLDAVVVNHGVLTPITRLADASIEDWKSHYDVNVFSALSIVKEAIPHLRATKGKIIFVSSGAAIKAYAAWGAYGSSKAALNSICRHVAVEEPDITAVAVSPGRVDTDMQKELREKGQGVMSDKEYADFVSAFEEGQLNKPEWPAQVIAKLSLDAKSDLSGKYVAWNGPEVAEYRE; the protein is encoded by the exons ATGAAATCTCTGACTTCACGAAAAgcacaacaagaacaagctCCCCGGGTTTCCAAGgagaacaacgacaacagccGCAACTATTACCAGCAAACCAAACATCGAAGCGCATCTATAGCAAGCTATACACGACTTGACGCGATGTCAGAGCCCAAAGTCATCATTGTCACCGGCGGCAGCAAGGGCATTGGCCTCGCTGTCGTGCAGGACCTACTGAAAGCCTCCCACAAGGTTGTCCTTGTTGCCAGGACGCCAGTCAGCGAGCTCGCGAAGGATTATCCAGGCCAGGTCACATTTCTGGCTGCCGATATGACAGTATCTGAT ACTGCACACCGAGCTGTAGAGCTCGCTCTGATCTCTTACGGAAAGCTTGACGCCGTTGTTGTCAACCATGGAGTACTCACTCCCATCACTCGCCTAGCCGATGCTTCCATCGAGGACTGGAAGAGTCACTACGATGTAAACGTCTTCAGTGCCCTTTCCATT GTCAAAGAAGCCATCCCCCATCTGCGAGCCACCAAGGGCAAGATCATCTTCGTATCCTCGGGCGCCGCTATTAAGGCATATGCCGCTTGGGGAGCGTACGGCTCTTCCAAGGCCGCGTTAAACTCAATCTGCCGCCACGTCGCCGTGGAGGAGCCAGACATCACAGCAGTGGCAGTCAGCCCAGGACGGGTTGATACTGACATGCAAAAGGAGCTACGCGAGAAGGGCCAAGGTGTCATGTCGGATAAGGAATACGCTGACTTTGTCTCGGCCTTCGAGGAAGGTCAGCTCAACAAGCCCGAGTGGCCTGCCCAGGTCATCGCGAAACTGTCACTTGACGCCAAGTCTGATCTGTCAGGTAAATACGTCGCGTGGAACGGCCCAGAGGTTGCCGAGTATCGCGAGTAG
- the ada-2 gene encoding CBF/NF-Y family transcription factor → MSDHEFGGNDDLSLPKATVQKIVSEILPSSTGLSFAKEARDLLIDLCVEFISLVSSEANEISEKESKKTIACDHITQALERLGFADYVPAVLEAAAEHKEVQKGREKKANKFEQSGLSLEELERIQREQFADAAARHT, encoded by the exons ATGTCCGATCACGAATTTGGAG GCAATGATGATCTCTCACTCCCCAAGG CGACGGTTCAAAAGATTGTGAGCGAGATCCTCCCATCGTCGACTGGCCTGTCATTCGCCAAGGAAGCACGGGATCTTCTTATTGATCTCTGCGTTGAGTTCATCTCGCTCGTATCGTCCGAGGCGAATGAGATTTCCGAGAAGGAGTCGAAAAAGACGATTGCTTGTGATCACATCACGCAGGCGCTCGAGCGGCTCGGTTTTGCCGACTACGTCCCCGCCGTCCTAGAGGCAGCTGCGGAGCACAAGGAGGTCCAAAAG GGACGAGAGAAGAAAGCAAACAAGTTCGAGCAGTCCGGCCTATCACTTGAAGAGCTCGAGCGAATCCAACGGGAGCAGTTTGCCGACGCCGCGGCGCGACATACTTAA
- a CDS encoding palmitoyltransferase ERF2 produces MASEEGPSRSASPTNVDNTFPQYPPRAELTVAGPPSLISSRMTDIGTEDGQGSDTTPRGGGPSSANPNRRSGFYSDTQSRPETSGTGLSSRGPWAQSVPLRQQLTGKRGSIAGSIGSAGGRPISAASRSHVPSLTSHGFFRPMSSQKLQAQRGAGRPPTMNRPYVITGEAGARNSVISTGSGRIGAQIAEDAELRMPSRGTEMTEQETMERMTANTSPINGFFPTSSVTDSVRPLQSPVDARNINVEMNKDYREESPTTPPRSPTRTSRSFRSSFLMPRMNESGITGSNREIEGGEKLQSAASSPNIPPQSYERQRARFKRRAKRQNRANLGKNYEYFEGNTVFCLGGRFQNTKQRPINIATGSLIVLPCILFFIFSAPWIWHNISPAIPVTFAYLAYICVSSFLHASASDPGILPRNLHKFPPPEMEDSPTGPPTTDWVLVHSAEASTAAMEVPIKYCKTCQLWRPPRAHHCRLCDNCVETQDHHCVWLNNCVGRRNYRYFFTFVSSATVLALYLIGACLAQILVYKNQHHISFGHAVNHFRVPFAMVFFGFLTFLYPAALTGYHIFLMARGETTREYLNSHKFPKSDRYRAFTQANWLKNWFVVLCRPRPPTYYGFKVKYNQGDQRLGSHRRWQQPAVSDSKEGMEMQNVSPQLPQTGFMGPTALRNSNNGSTAEVRA; encoded by the exons ATGGCATCCGAAGAGGGACCTTCAAGGTCAGCCTCCCCGACAAATGTCGACAACACGTTCCCACAGTACCCTCCTCGAGCCGAACTTACCGTTGCTGGCCCTCCCAGCCTAATATCTTCGCGAATGACGGATATTGGCACGGAAGATGGCCAAGGATCAGATACAACACCACGCGGTGGTGGCCCTTCGAGCGCTAACCCCAACAGGAGGAGTGGCTTTTATTCGGACACACAGTCTCGTCCCGAGACGTCTGGGACCGGGCTATCGTCAAGGGGTCCGTGGGCGCAatcggtacctctacgccaACAATTGACGGGGAAGCGAGGAAGCATAGCTGGGAGCATCGGCAGTGCAGGAGGTCGCCCCATCAGCGCTGCGAGCAGGAGTCATGTCCCGTCTCTAACGTCCCATGGCTTCTTTCGTCCGATGAGCTCGCAGAAACTCCAGGCGCAAAGGGGCGCTGGGCGCCCGCCAACAATGAACCGCCCATATGTGATCACCGGAGAAGCAGGGGCTCGCAATAGTGTCATCTCAACTGGAAGTGGCCGCATTGGGGCACAGATTGCGGAGGATGCAGAGCTGCGTATGCCCTCCAGGGGAACCGAAATGACGGAGCAGGAAACAATGGAGCGCATGACAGCCAATACGAGTCCCATCAACGGATTTTTTCCTACTTCGAGTGTTACGGATAGCGTCCGGCCGCTGCAGAGTCCCGTCGATGCTCGGAACATTAACGTAGAAATGAACAAAGACTACAGAGAGGAAAGCCCGACAACTCCACCAAGGTCACCAACGAGGACGTCGCGATCTTTCAGGTCCAGCTTCTTGATGCCGAGGATGAACGAGTCCGGGATAACGGGCTCCAATAGAGAGATTGAGGGCGGAGAGAAGCTGCAATCAGCTGCCTCGTCTCCCAACATCCCACCCCAAAGTTACGAGAGGCAAAGGGCCAGATTCAAAAGACGTGCAAAAAGGCAGAACCGCGCGAATCTTGGGAAAAACTACGAATACTTCGAAGGAAACACAGTTTTCTGCCTAGGGGGGCGGTTTCAGAACACAAAGCAACGCCCGATAAATATAGCAACCGGGTCACTGATCGTTCTCCCTTGCATCCTCTTTTTCATCTTCTCGGCGCCTTGGATCTGGCACAACATTTCACCCGCGATACCCGTTACATTTGCTTATCTTGCTTATATCTGTGTATCTTCGTTCCTACACGCCTCGGCATCAGATCCAGGA ATTTTACCGAGAAACTTGCACAAGTTTCCTCCTCCAGAAATGGAGGACAGCCCGACAGGCCCGCCAACGACCGACTGGGTTCTAGTTCACTCGGCAGAAGCTTCAACGGCAGCAATGGAGGTCCCGATCAAATACTGCAAAACATGCCAACTGTGGCGTCCTCCACGCGCTCATCACTGCCGCTTGTGCGATAACTGTGTTGAGACCCAAGACCATCACTGCGTATGGCTCAACAACTGTGTCGGTCGTCGCAATTACCGCTACTTTTTCACGTTCGTCAGCTCGGCAACCGTTCTTGCTCTGTACCTTATCGGCGCCTGCCTGGCACAAATCCTGGTGTACAAGAACCAACACCATATCAGCTTTGGTCACGCAGTCAATCACTTTCGCGTACCCTTTGCCATGGTCTTTTTTGGATTTCTGACGTTCTTATATCCGGCTGCACTCACCGGATATCACATTTTTTTGATGGCTCGCGGCGAGACAACTCGCGAATACCTCAACTCTCACAAGTTTCCCAAGTCGGATCGATACCGTGCTTTTACTCAGGCCAACTGGCTCAAGAACTGGTTTGTCGTGCTATGCCGGCCAAGGCCCCCGACTTATTACGGATTCAAGGTCAAGTATAACCAGGGTGACCAGCGGCTCGGATCCCATCGGCGCTGGCAACAGCCAGCGGTTTCTGACTCGAAAGAGGGCATGGAAATGCAGAACGTCTCGCCGCAGTTGCCTCAGACAGGATTCATGGGACCTACAGCATTGCGAAACTCGAATAATGGGTCGACGGCGGAGGTCAGGGCATGA
- a CDS encoding importin subunit beta-1, translated as MEGSSDINTVLTNSLSPDATLRHAAEQQLSQAAQTNFSQYLVTLVQELANESAQSHIRAAAGIALKNAFSAREFARQAELQAKWLQQTDQDTKTRVKQLTLETLASSSTQASQASAQVIAAIATIELPRNEWPDLMHALVKNVSEGSEHQKQASLTTIGFICESQDVDLRNSLVQHSNAILTAVVQGARKEEPNREVRLAAITALGDSLEFVGNNFKHEGERNYIMQVICEATQAEDSRIQQGAYGCLNRIMALYYENMRFYMEKALFGLTILGMKSDDEDVAKLAVEFWSTVCEEEIAIEDDNAQVESSEQMRPFYNFARVATLEVVPVLLQLLTKQDEDAADDEYNISRAAYQCLQLYSQAVGAAIIQPVIQFVEANLRADDWHLRDAAVSAFGAMMDGPEEKLLEPIVKSGMQPLIGMMEDPSLHVRDSTAYALGRITETCSEVIDPAVHLDPLITSLFNGLMSSPRMAASCCWALMNLAERFGGEYGAAQNPITPHFNQCVTNLLAVTAKLDGDATVRTAAYEVLNVFVQNAANDSLPAVASLSDVILQRLEETLPLQSQVVSVEDKITLEDMQTSLCTVLQAIIQRLDKEITPQGDRIMQVLLQLLNTINGKSAVPEGVFAAISGLANAMEEDFAKYMDAFAPFLYNALANQEEPSLCSMAIGLVSDITRSMGERSQPYCDQFMNYLLNNLRSTALANQFKPAILQCFGDIAGAIGGHFEAYLSVVAVVLQQAATVTASAEGSYEMFDYVISLREGIMDAWGGIIGAMKGSDKTNVLEPYVQSIFELLNTIAQDPNRSEALMRAAMGVIGDLADAYPNGQLAEVFRQDWITAMIKETRSNREFQQRTIETARWAREQVKRQISGTQGMIQT; from the exons ATGGAGGGCTCTTCAGATATCAACACCGTCCTCACCAACTCGCTGAGTCCTG ACGCGACCCTGCGACATGCTGCCGAACAGCAGCTCAGCCAAGCCGCTCAGACAAACTTC TCTCAATACCTCGTGACACTTGTCCAAGAGTTGGCAAATGAGAGCGCCCAGAGCCACATCCGAGCGGCGGCCGGTATCGCCCTCAAGAACGCCTTCAGTGCTCGCGAGTTCGCTAGGCAAGCAGAGCTCCAAGCAAAATGGCTTCAGCAGACAGACCAAGACACAAAGACACGGGTGAAACAGCTCACCCTCGAGACCCTCGCCTCCAGCAGTACCCAGGCAAGCCAGGCCTCGGCGCAGGTTATCGCGGCTATCGCTACCATCGAGTTACCACGAAACGAGTGGCCAGACCTTATGCACGCCCTGGTCAAGAATGTTAGCGAGGGAAGCGAGCACCAGAAGCAGGCCTCTCTGACCACCATCGGCTTCATCTGCGAGAGTCAAGATGTCGATCTACGAAACAGCCTGGTTCAACATTCCAATGCCATCCTCACAGCTGTTGTCCAAGGTGCTCGTAAGGAGGAGCCCAACCGCGAAGTTCGACTTGCCGCCATTACCGCCCTCGGCGACTCTCTTGAGTTTGTCGGTAACAACTTTAAGCATGAGGGCGAGCGCAACTACATTATGCAGGTTATTTGCGAGGCGACACAGGCCGAGGACTCTCGGATACAGCAGGGTGCTTATGGTTGCCTCAACCGCATCATGGCCCTCTACTACGAGAACATGCGCTTCTACATGGAAAAGGCTTTGTTTGGTCTCACCATCCTGGGCATGAAgagcgatgacgaggatgtgGCCAAGCTTGCAGTTGAGTTCTGGAGTACCGTTTGCGAAGAGGAGATTGCTATCGAAGATGACAATGCTCAG GTTGAGAGCTCGGAGCAGATGCGCCCCTTCTACAACTTCGCCCGCGTTGCTACACTCGAAGTGGTCCCTGTGCTCCTACAGCTCCTCACCAAGCAAGATGAGGATGCGGCTGATGACGAGTACAACATTTCGCGTGCCGCGTACCAGTGTCTCCAACTCTATTCTCAGGCTGTTGGTGCGGCAATCATCCAGCCAGTCATCCAGTTCGTTGAAGCCAACCTTCGCGCTGACGACTGGCACCTCCGTGATGCCGCTGTTTCTGCTTTCGGTGCCATGATGGACGGCCCCGAGGAGAAGTTGCTTGAGCCTATCGTCAAGTCTGGCATGCAGCCCTTGATCGGCATGATGGAGGACCCCTCTTTACATGTTCGTGACTCGACCGCATACGCTCTTGGCAGAATTACAGAAACTTGCTCGGAAGTGATCGATCCTGCTGTTCACCTTGACCCCTTGATCACCTCCCTGTTCAACGGCCTCATGAGCAGCCCCAGAATGGCCGCGTCCTGCTGCTGGGCTTTGATGAACCTCGCGGAGCGTTTTGGCGGCGAATATGGTGCCGCGCAAAACCCCATTACTCCTCACTTCAACCAGTGCGTGACCAACTTGCTCGCCGTGACGGCGAAGCTTGACGGTGACGCTACAGTTCGCACCGCTGCCTACGAGGTTCTTAACGTGTTTGTGCAGAATGCTGCCAACGACAGTCTCCCTGCTGTTGCATCCCTCTCGGATGTTATCCTTCAACGTTTGGAGGAAACACTGCCCCTGCAATCCCAAGTTGTCAGCGTTGAAGACAAGATCACTCTCGAGGATATGCAGACCAGTCTCTGCACCGTGCTCCAGGCAATCATTCAGCGCCTGGACAAGGAGATCACTCCCCAAGGCGACCGCATCATGCAGGTTCTGCTTCAGCTCTTGAACACTATTAATGGCAAGTCGGCTGTTCCTGAAGGTGTCTTCGCAGCCATCAGCGGCCTTGCGAACGCCATGGAGGAGGACTTTGCCAAGTACATGGACGCTTTTGCTCCCTTCCTGTACAATGCCCTGGCAAACCAGGAAGAGCCGAGTCTCTGCTCCATGGCTATCGGCCTGGTCAGCGATATCACTCGCTCCATGGGCGAACGCAGCCAGCCATACTGCGATCAGTTCATGAACTATCTCCTTAACAATCTTAGGAGCACTGCTCTTGCCAACCAGTTCAAGCCTGCAATCTTGCAGTGCTTCGGCGATATTGCTGGCGCTATTGGCGGTCACTTTGAGGCTTACCTCtcggttgttgctgttgtcctTCAGCAGGCTGCTACCGTTACCGCTTCCGCCGAGGGCTCTTATGAGATGTTCGACTATGTGATCTCTCTCCGTGAGGGTATTATGGACGCCTGGGGTGGCATCATTGGTGCCATGAAGGGCAGCGATAAGA CCAACGTTCTCGAGCCCTACGTTCAGTCGATCTTTGAGCTTCTTAACACTATTGCTCAGGATCCTAACCGCAGCGAAGCCCTTATGCGGGCCGCTATGGGTGTCATCGG TGATCTTGCGGACGCATATCCCAACGGCCAGCTGGCCGAAGTCTTCCGTCAGGACTGGATCACCGCCATGATCAAGGAGACTCGGTCGAACCGCGAGTTCCAGCAGCGTACCATTGAGACTGCTCGGTGGGCGCGCGAGCAGGTCAAGCGTCAGATCAGCGGCACCCAGGGCATGATCCAGACATGA